The following proteins are co-located in the Coregonus clupeaformis isolate EN_2021a unplaced genomic scaffold, ASM2061545v1 scaf4557, whole genome shotgun sequence genome:
- the LOC123490734 gene encoding U3 small nucleolar RNA-associated protein 18 homolog, whose translation MRSSKCLNRFTDDGCVSGTSIAASRNGQYLACGSAAGVVNVYSQEVCMRQNNPKPLKAIMNLVTSATSLRFNPTSEILAIASRADERLPD comes from the exons ATGAGGAGCAGTAAATGCCTGAACAGGTTCACAGATGATGGCTGTGTGAGTGGGACCTCCATAGCTGCATCCAGGAACGGACAGTATCTGGCCTGCGG GTCAGCGGCAGGTGTGGTGAACGTGTACTCCCAGGAGGTGTGTATGCGGCAGAACAACCCCAAGCCTCTGAAGGCCATCATGAACCTGGTGACCTCTGCCACCTCTCTCCGCTTCAACCCCACCTCCGAGATCCTGGCCATCGCCTCCAGGGCTGACGAGCGGCTGCCCGATTGA